In one window of Caballeronia sp. TF1N1 DNA:
- the lspA gene encoding signal peptidase II, whose amino-acid sequence MVRTMSKQTSGSGSLAPWLGVALIVILFDQLTKIAVQKIFAYGEPHALTPFFNLFLVYNRGAAFSFLAAAGGWQRWAFTALGVVAAVVIGYLLKKHAAQRLFCTALALIMGGAIGNVIDRIAYGHVIDFLDFHVRAWHWPAFNLADSAITVGAVLLVFDELRRVRGSR is encoded by the coding sequence ATGGTTCGAACGATGTCGAAACAAACTTCCGGTAGTGGCTCACTTGCGCCGTGGCTCGGCGTCGCGCTGATCGTCATTCTGTTCGATCAGTTGACCAAGATCGCGGTGCAGAAGATTTTCGCTTACGGCGAACCGCACGCGCTCACGCCCTTCTTCAACCTGTTCCTCGTCTATAACCGCGGCGCCGCCTTCAGCTTTCTCGCGGCGGCGGGCGGCTGGCAGCGCTGGGCGTTCACGGCGCTGGGCGTGGTGGCTGCTGTCGTGATTGGCTATCTGCTCAAGAAGCACGCGGCGCAACGGCTCTTCTGCACGGCGCTTGCGCTCATCATGGGCGGCGCGATCGGCAACGTGATCGATCGTATCGCTTATGGTCACGTGATCGACTTTCTGGACTTTCACGTGCGCGCGTGGCACTGGCCCGCGTTCAACCTTGCCGACAGCGCGATTACGGTCGGCGCGGTCCTGCTCGTGTTCGACGAACTGCGGCGCGTGCGCGGTTCGCGCTGA
- the coaBC gene encoding bifunctional phosphopantothenoylcysteine decarboxylase/phosphopantothenate--cysteine ligase CoaBC encodes MTSELTGKHLVLGLTGGIACYKIAELTRLLIKAGATVQIVMTEAATQFITPVTMQALSGRPVYTSQWDARMPNNMPHIDLSREADAIVIAPASTDFLAKLAHGMCDDLLSTLCIARDCPLLVVPAMNKQMWQYPATQRNVAQVRGDGIEVLGPDSGSQACGEVGDGRMLEPEATFEAICAFFQPKILRGQRVLITAGPTFEPLDPVRGVTNRSSGKMGFALARAAAQAGADVHLVAGPVSLPTPWGVYRQDVQTAMQMHDAVMQATPDADIFIAVAAVADWRVDHVSEHKIKKVAGQPLPSFEFVENPDILALVAKQSNPPYCVGFAAESGDLDVHGEEKRKRKNVPLLIGNLGPLTFGRDDNEVVLFEASGATPLPRADKETLARTLIGEIAKRAPRGGGSILS; translated from the coding sequence TTGACTAGCGAACTCACGGGTAAGCATTTGGTGCTTGGCCTCACCGGCGGTATCGCCTGCTACAAGATCGCGGAACTCACGCGCCTCTTGATCAAGGCGGGCGCGACCGTGCAAATCGTGATGACGGAAGCAGCCACGCAGTTCATCACGCCAGTCACCATGCAGGCGTTGTCGGGCCGTCCCGTCTACACCTCGCAATGGGACGCGCGCATGCCGAACAACATGCCGCATATCGATCTTTCGCGCGAGGCGGATGCCATCGTCATCGCGCCCGCATCCACCGACTTTCTCGCGAAACTCGCGCACGGCATGTGCGACGACCTGCTCTCGACCTTGTGCATTGCACGCGATTGTCCGCTGCTCGTCGTGCCCGCCATGAACAAGCAGATGTGGCAATACCCGGCCACGCAGCGCAACGTCGCGCAGGTTCGCGGGGATGGCATCGAGGTGTTGGGACCAGATTCGGGCTCGCAAGCGTGCGGCGAGGTCGGTGACGGACGCATGCTCGAACCCGAAGCCACGTTCGAAGCCATCTGCGCCTTCTTCCAGCCGAAGATTCTGCGCGGCCAGCGCGTGCTCATCACGGCCGGCCCGACTTTCGAGCCGCTCGATCCCGTGCGCGGCGTCACGAACCGTTCATCAGGAAAGATGGGCTTCGCGCTCGCGCGTGCGGCGGCGCAAGCCGGCGCGGACGTGCATCTGGTGGCGGGGCCCGTTTCGCTGCCAACACCTTGGGGCGTGTATCGGCAAGACGTGCAGACGGCCATGCAGATGCATGACGCCGTCATGCAGGCCACGCCCGATGCGGACATTTTCATCGCGGTGGCGGCGGTCGCGGACTGGCGTGTGGATCATGTCAGCGAGCACAAGATCAAGAAGGTCGCGGGTCAGCCGTTGCCATCATTCGAGTTCGTCGAGAATCCGGACATTCTTGCGCTGGTGGCCAAGCAGTCGAACCCGCCCTATTGCGTCGGCTTCGCGGCGGAAAGCGGCGATCTTGACGTTCACGGCGAAGAGAAGCGCAAGCGCAAAAACGTGCCGCTTCTGATCGGCAATCTCGGTCCGCTCACGTTCGGCCGCGACGACAACGAAGTCGTACTCTTCGAAGCATCCGGCGCGACACCCTTGCCGCGCGCCGACAAAGAGACGCTTGCTCGCACGCTGATCGGCGAAATAGCGAAACGCGCGCCACGCGGCGGCGGCTCGATCCTCTCCTAA
- a CDS encoding LLM class flavin-dependent oxidoreductase, with translation MTKLSVLDQTPVIHGHSTADAIAATLDLAQLADDLGYTRYWCAEHHGLYGVSNPCPEVMLARIGSLTKRIRIGSGGVMLPYYSSFKVAEQFLMLEALFPNRVDLGVGRAPGGDMRTAQAVAAGSYNRGDIFPQQVAELVALFKGELPDDSLAKGVLLQPQIETRPQLWMLGSSDFGGLLAAQLGIRFAFAHFINAQYGHRVAEAYRERFTAGHEEKPYLAAAVFVICADTDKEADALERAVDLRRVQMAYGLNQPIPSIAQGISQVYGERELAVIAHEKARSIIGTPERVTEKLHALQEQFDADELIVLTVAGSYAARTRSYQLLAEAFELGRHAQKNV, from the coding sequence ATGACAAAGCTCTCGGTTTTAGACCAGACGCCTGTGATCCACGGTCACTCGACCGCGGATGCCATCGCGGCCACGCTCGACCTCGCGCAACTCGCGGACGACCTCGGCTACACGCGCTACTGGTGCGCGGAGCATCACGGTTTGTACGGTGTGTCGAACCCGTGTCCGGAAGTGATGCTCGCGCGTATCGGAAGTCTCACGAAGCGTATCCGCATTGGTTCGGGCGGTGTCATGCTGCCCTACTACAGTTCGTTCAAGGTGGCCGAACAGTTCCTGATGCTCGAAGCGCTGTTTCCGAATCGCGTGGACTTGGGTGTCGGGCGCGCGCCGGGCGGCGACATGCGCACGGCGCAGGCGGTGGCCGCGGGTTCATACAATCGCGGCGACATTTTCCCGCAACAAGTGGCCGAACTCGTCGCGCTTTTCAAAGGCGAACTGCCCGACGATTCACTCGCGAAAGGCGTGCTGCTTCAGCCGCAGATCGAAACGCGTCCGCAACTGTGGATGCTCGGCTCCAGTGATTTCGGCGGCTTGCTCGCCGCGCAACTCGGCATTCGCTTTGCGTTTGCGCACTTCATCAACGCGCAGTATGGGCATCGCGTGGCGGAGGCTTATCGTGAGCGTTTCACGGCCGGCCACGAGGAGAAGCCTTATCTCGCCGCGGCCGTTTTCGTGATTTGCGCCGATACCGACAAGGAAGCCGATGCGCTCGAACGCGCGGTGGATCTGCGGCGCGTGCAAATGGCTTATGGTTTGAATCAGCCTATTCCGTCGATTGCGCAGGGCATCTCGCAGGTCTACGGCGAACGCGAGCTCGCAGTGATCGCGCATGAGAAAGCGCGCAGTATCATCGGCACGCCAGAGCGCGTGACGGAGAAGCTGCATGCGCTGCAAGAGCAATTCGACGCCGATGAACTCATCGTGCTCACAGTCGCCGGCAGCTATGCCGCGCGCACTCGGTCCTATCAACTTCTCGCCGAGGCATTCGAACTCGGCCGCCACGCTCAAAAGAACGTATGA
- the dut gene encoding dUTP diphosphatase: MNLDVKILDARMRDFLPAYATPGSAGLDLRACLDEPMVIEPHQTVLVPTGLAIHLADPGYAALILPRSGLGHKHGIVLGNLVGLIDSDYQGQLMISTWNRGDTAFTLNPMERLAQLVIVPVVQAQFNIVDDFDASARGAGGFGSTGKH; this comes from the coding sequence ATGAACCTCGACGTCAAGATTCTCGATGCGCGCATGCGCGATTTCCTGCCCGCGTATGCCACGCCTGGCAGCGCGGGCCTCGACCTGCGCGCGTGTCTGGACGAGCCGATGGTCATCGAGCCGCATCAAACCGTACTCGTGCCCACTGGCCTCGCCATTCATCTCGCGGACCCCGGTTATGCGGCGCTGATTCTGCCGCGATCAGGACTCGGTCATAAGCATGGCATCGTGCTTGGCAATCTGGTCGGTCTGATCGATTCGGATTATCAAGGGCAACTGATGATATCGACGTGGAATCGCGGGGACACTGCATTTACGTTGAATCCGATGGAGCGTCTTGCGCAATTGGTGATCGTGCCGGTGGTGCAGGCACAGTTCAATATCGTCGATGATTTCGATGCCAGCGCGCGTGGCGCGGGTGGTTTCGGTAGCACGGGCAAGCACTAA